A window of the Cystobacter fuscus genome harbors these coding sequences:
- a CDS encoding helix-turn-helix transcriptional regulator, translated as MPHPPRKPRPRILTLAALGARGLPLHVSRIASRTLSSSHEPVVATFALFFLVTGGKGHGRHLEQVDARPGELHFIPAGVEIHALNVGELEGWLVAFDPTLLGSLELEPPNHAPVTRGPSVAGLASSLASRWSFRLAIGEARRQRLEHLIAALDTELRERQWDFERAARALFMLLLTELRREAREHASGRLPSPGRLVQDVLAFVAAHSLKPISLADVAAAVDRTPSYVATAVREETGLTVGDWLREHRMAEARRRLLETTTSVESIASQVGYSDVTSFVRGFRRAHGMTPRAWRERHRQQGR; from the coding sequence ATGCCGCACCCACCCCGAAAGCCGCGACCCCGGATCCTCACGCTGGCGGCACTCGGCGCCCGGGGTCTCCCGCTCCACGTGAGCCGCATCGCCAGCCGCACGCTCTCGTCTTCGCACGAGCCGGTGGTCGCCACCTTCGCCCTCTTCTTCCTCGTCACCGGCGGCAAGGGACACGGTCGCCACCTCGAGCAGGTGGACGCGCGCCCGGGGGAGCTCCACTTCATCCCCGCGGGGGTGGAGATCCACGCCCTCAACGTGGGCGAGCTGGAGGGTTGGCTGGTGGCCTTCGACCCCACGCTGCTGGGCTCGCTGGAGCTGGAGCCGCCGAACCACGCCCCGGTGACAAGAGGGCCGTCGGTGGCGGGCTTGGCGAGCAGCCTGGCCTCCCGATGGTCCTTCAGGCTCGCGATCGGTGAGGCGCGGCGCCAGCGGCTCGAACACCTCATCGCCGCGCTGGACACGGAGCTGCGCGAACGGCAGTGGGACTTCGAACGCGCGGCGCGCGCCCTGTTCATGCTGCTGCTGACGGAGCTCCGGCGCGAGGCGCGCGAGCACGCCTCTGGGCGCTTGCCGTCGCCGGGCAGGCTGGTGCAGGACGTGCTCGCCTTCGTCGCGGCGCACAGCCTGAAGCCCATCTCGCTGGCGGACGTGGCGGCGGCGGTGGACCGGACGCCCTCGTACGTCGCCACGGCGGTGCGCGAGGAGACCGGGCTGACCGTGGGCGACTGGCTCCGCGAGCACCGCATGGCCGAGGCGCGGCGCCGCCTGCTGGAGACGACGACGAGCGTGGAGTCCATCGCCAGCCAGGTCGGCTACTCGGACGTCACCTCGTTCGTCCGCGGCTTCCGGCGCGCGCACGGGATGACCCCCCGGGCCTGGCGCGAGCGGCACCGCCAGCAGGGCCGCTGA
- a CDS encoding cytochrome P450 family protein — translation MVEAVRVNLQREFESPEARANPIPVYAKLRKLGPVLHSTALYGEGFVLPRYEEVVSVLKDPRFANDRRNVPGGTSMDRWWMPAILRLLVSSMVLKDPPDHRRLRNLVQKAFTPIMVENLNGRVEQITEELLDAAVRKPVVDLMEEFALPLPLTVISEMLGVPEPDRINFRKLIAKVLDPSSVSPIAFIRNYPHMLRLNRFLRRLVNLRREQPGNDLVTALVQAEEGGDRLSEDELISMIFLLLFAGHETTVNLIGNGVLALVRHPDQLQKLREQPDLIDSAIEEMLRFTNPVGQVAPRFAKEDVEIAGVRIPKGSAVTLLIASANLDETAFPNADKLDITRSPNRHVSFGYGIHYCLGAPLARLEARVAIPALLQRFPRLELAVPAEKLRWRPNIGLRGLEALPLSVSPASSAAERSAA, via the coding sequence ATGGTGGAGGCAGTGCGCGTCAACCTTCAGCGCGAGTTCGAGAGCCCGGAGGCGCGGGCCAATCCCATCCCCGTCTACGCGAAGCTGCGGAAGCTGGGGCCGGTCCTCCACTCGACTGCCCTCTACGGCGAGGGCTTCGTCCTCCCCCGGTACGAGGAGGTCGTCAGCGTCCTCAAGGATCCCCGGTTCGCCAACGACCGCCGGAACGTCCCCGGCGGCACGTCCATGGACCGTTGGTGGATGCCGGCCATCCTGAGGCTGCTCGTCTCCAGCATGGTGCTCAAGGATCCGCCGGATCACCGCCGCCTGCGCAACCTCGTCCAGAAGGCGTTCACCCCCATCATGGTCGAGAACCTGAACGGGCGGGTGGAGCAGATCACCGAGGAGCTGCTGGATGCCGCCGTCCGCAAGCCGGTCGTGGACCTCATGGAGGAGTTCGCGCTGCCCCTGCCGCTGACCGTCATCTCGGAAATGCTCGGCGTCCCCGAGCCCGACCGCATCAACTTCCGCAAGCTGATTGCCAAGGTCCTGGATCCCTCGTCGGTGAGCCCCATCGCGTTCATCCGCAACTACCCCCACATGCTCCGGCTGAACCGGTTCCTCCGGAGGCTGGTGAACCTGCGCCGCGAGCAGCCGGGGAATGATCTGGTGACGGCGCTGGTGCAGGCCGAGGAAGGCGGGGACCGGCTCAGCGAGGACGAGCTCATCTCCATGATCTTCCTCCTGCTCTTCGCCGGGCACGAGACGACGGTGAACCTCATCGGCAACGGCGTGCTGGCGCTGGTGCGGCACCCCGACCAGCTCCAGAAGCTCCGCGAGCAGCCCGACCTCATCGACAGCGCCATCGAGGAGATGCTGCGCTTCACCAACCCGGTGGGACAGGTGGCGCCGCGCTTCGCCAAGGAGGATGTGGAGATCGCGGGCGTTCGCATCCCCAAGGGCAGCGCGGTCACCCTGCTGATCGCCTCGGCGAATCTGGACGAGACGGCGTTCCCGAACGCGGACAAGCTGGACATCACCCGCAGCCCGAACCGCCATGTGTCCTTCGGGTACGGAATCCACTACTGCCTGGGAGCGCCGCTTGCCCGGCTGGAGGCCCGGGTCGCCATCCCCGCGCTGCTGCAACGCTTCCCGCGCCTCGAGCTGGCGGTGCCCGCGGAGAAGCTGCGCTGGCGTCCCAACATCGGCCTGCGCGGCCTGGAGGCACTGCCCCTCTCCGTATCGCCGGCCAGCTCGGCGGCTGAACGGTCCGCCGCGTAG
- a CDS encoding SDR family oxidoreductase gives MVVKTTKDIVMRVFVTGATGFVGSAVVQELLAAGHEVLGLARSDAGAASLTAIGAFVQRGAVEELDSLESGAATSDAVIHTAFNHDFSKFKESCEIDRRAIETLGAALTGTTRPLIVTSAVGVLPKGVLGTEETAPASGAAAHPRAATEEAADAVAARDVRVSVVRLPPSVHGDGDPHFVPTLIKLARRTGLSAYIDDGGNRWPAVHRLDAARLYRLVLETRPGGGRYHAVAEEGIPLRDIATAIGHRLGVPIVGKPRGEAAQHFGGFVNFVALDVPASSARTREQLGWNPKQVGLLADLEQGCYFAA, from the coding sequence ATGGTGGTCAAAACCACAAAGGACATCGTCATGCGCGTCTTCGTCACGGGAGCCACGGGCTTCGTTGGCTCGGCAGTCGTTCAGGAACTTCTCGCCGCGGGGCACGAGGTGCTCGGCCTCGCTCGGTCTGACGCCGGTGCCGCGTCGCTCACGGCCATCGGCGCCTTCGTGCAGCGCGGAGCGGTCGAGGAACTCGACAGCCTCGAGAGCGGCGCGGCAACGTCGGATGCCGTCATCCACACGGCGTTCAACCACGACTTCTCGAAGTTCAAGGAGAGCTGCGAGATCGACAGGCGTGCCATCGAGACGCTGGGTGCGGCGCTCACCGGAACGACGCGCCCGCTGATCGTCACGTCGGCCGTCGGCGTGCTGCCGAAGGGCGTGCTCGGGACCGAGGAGACGGCGCCGGCGTCCGGGGCCGCGGCGCATCCTCGCGCGGCGACCGAAGAGGCCGCCGACGCCGTCGCCGCGCGCGATGTGCGCGTCTCGGTGGTGCGTCTGCCACCGTCGGTACACGGCGACGGCGATCCTCACTTCGTGCCGACACTGATCAAGCTGGCGCGGCGAACGGGCCTCTCCGCGTACATCGACGACGGCGGCAACCGCTGGCCCGCCGTGCATCGGCTCGATGCCGCGCGGCTCTATCGACTCGTGCTCGAGACGCGACCTGGCGGGGGGCGGTACCACGCGGTCGCCGAGGAGGGCATCCCGCTCCGCGACATCGCCACCGCTATCGGCCATCGCCTCGGGGTGCCGATTGTCGGCAAGCCTCGCGGCGAGGCCGCGCAGCACTTCGGTGGCTTCGTGAACTTCGTGGCGCTCGATGTCCCGGCCTCGAGCGCGAGAACGCGCGAGCAACTCGGGTGGAACCCGAAGCAGGTCGGCCTCCTCGCGGACCTGGAACAGGGCTGCTACTTCGCGGCGTGA
- a CDS encoding LysR family transcriptional regulator: protein MSRHFDRQVLDGLGILRAVVEAGSFVGAGEALGLTQPAVSRAVARLEERVGVRMFRRTARSISLTEEGRRFYEAIAPHLRAIEEATSEAGDSKAKVRGRLRVNVDPGTAQLVLTPRLQPFFEQHPDLFVELVARDRMGDLVREGFDVAVRLGNPEPSALKARLLMRTHIVTCASPEYVARHGAPRHPRDIEKHRCILMRDPSTGSHFGWEFVHGRKVVPVDVSGPLMVNQFGPMLAACLAGQGIAQVLEFHAREFLADGRLVQVLPEWADETYPLYAYHHSAQLMSAKVRAFLDFVVDVTRDADV from the coding sequence ATGTCTCGTCACTTCGACAGGCAGGTGCTCGACGGCCTCGGCATTCTCCGCGCGGTGGTGGAAGCCGGGAGCTTCGTCGGTGCGGGCGAAGCACTCGGGCTCACGCAGCCCGCCGTCAGCCGCGCGGTGGCGCGCCTCGAGGAGCGCGTCGGCGTTCGCATGTTCCGGCGCACCGCGCGCTCCATCTCGCTCACCGAGGAGGGTCGACGCTTCTATGAAGCGATCGCACCGCACCTCCGCGCCATCGAAGAGGCCACGAGCGAAGCGGGCGACTCGAAAGCCAAAGTGCGCGGGCGTCTGCGCGTGAACGTCGACCCCGGTACGGCGCAGCTCGTGCTCACGCCGCGCCTTCAGCCGTTTTTCGAGCAGCACCCCGACTTGTTCGTCGAGCTCGTCGCGCGCGACCGCATGGGCGACCTCGTCCGCGAGGGTTTCGACGTCGCCGTCCGCCTCGGCAACCCGGAGCCCTCCGCGCTCAAGGCGCGACTCCTCATGCGCACGCACATCGTCACGTGTGCATCCCCGGAGTACGTCGCCCGGCACGGAGCACCACGCCATCCCCGCGACATCGAGAAGCACCGCTGCATCTTGATGCGCGATCCATCGACTGGCAGCCACTTCGGCTGGGAGTTCGTGCACGGACGGAAGGTGGTGCCCGTCGACGTGAGCGGCCCGCTGATGGTCAACCAGTTCGGTCCGATGCTAGCGGCATGTCTCGCGGGGCAAGGCATCGCGCAGGTGCTCGAGTTCCACGCGCGCGAGTTCCTCGCCGACGGCAGGCTCGTGCAGGTGCTGCCCGAGTGGGCCGACGAGACGTACCCGCTCTACGCGTACCACCACTCGGCGCAGCTCATGTCGGCCAAGGTCCGGGCATTCCTCGACTTCGTCGTCGACGTGACGCGTGATGCAGACGTCTGA
- a CDS encoding sialidase family protein → MLPTAAKSRRARWPLSRPMALTLLALPLWACGPDAPPERDTSSARLEEALPAGGWRVLMANGGAPIRSITRRADGVLLGGASTGHGITVWASRDNGATWSVHGSVANNPAVEFGDVTMHAIPGTRTVFCAFREFANGQFRITVTRSDNDGDSWVYDSTVVGPESRFVGAPFLFQRANGDLQVYYDSEPLAAQGGYPGHQWIAMQGRRGTTGPWTAYGVVAVSRDKRAGALNREGMATVVQLGGDRLMAVTEGVEPFPTGGAHANVVNAVESWDGGKTWDDSLRRTVYQSRIDPGSGRRYNAYVPFAIRVGNGPVGVAFCTDEDKAGAPDLASAPPDQRNCHVGYVSTTSNFETWSSPSPVWTATSRNYTPGLFERASNDVIVVIDALGGNRVLQR, encoded by the coding sequence ATGCTCCCAACCGCCGCGAAGTCCCGCCGTGCCCGCTGGCCCCTCTCGCGCCCGATGGCGCTGACCCTGCTCGCCCTGCCGCTCTGGGCCTGCGGTCCCGATGCTCCCCCCGAGCGCGACACGTCGAGCGCCCGGCTCGAGGAGGCGCTCCCGGCAGGCGGCTGGCGGGTGCTGATGGCCAATGGCGGCGCCCCCATTCGCAGCATCACCCGCCGCGCGGATGGGGTGTTGCTGGGCGGGGCGAGCACGGGCCATGGCATCACGGTCTGGGCGAGCCGCGACAACGGCGCGACCTGGTCCGTCCACGGCTCCGTCGCGAACAATCCCGCCGTGGAGTTCGGCGACGTGACGATGCACGCCATCCCCGGCACGCGCACCGTCTTCTGCGCCTTCCGCGAGTTCGCCAACGGGCAGTTCCGCATCACCGTCACCCGGAGTGACAACGATGGGGACAGCTGGGTCTACGACAGCACCGTCGTGGGCCCCGAGTCCCGCTTCGTCGGGGCGCCCTTCCTGTTCCAGCGCGCCAACGGCGACCTGCAGGTGTACTACGACTCCGAGCCGCTCGCCGCGCAGGGGGGCTACCCCGGCCACCAATGGATCGCCATGCAGGGTCGCCGTGGCACCACGGGGCCGTGGACCGCGTACGGCGTGGTGGCCGTGTCGCGGGACAAGCGGGCCGGTGCGCTCAACCGCGAGGGCATGGCCACCGTGGTGCAGCTCGGGGGAGATCGCCTCATGGCCGTCACCGAGGGGGTGGAGCCGTTCCCCACGGGCGGCGCCCACGCCAACGTCGTCAACGCCGTGGAGTCCTGGGACGGAGGCAAGACGTGGGATGACTCGCTGCGCCGCACCGTCTACCAGTCCCGGATCGATCCGGGCTCCGGACGGCGCTACAACGCCTATGTGCCCTTCGCCATCCGCGTGGGCAACGGCCCCGTGGGCGTGGCCTTCTGCACCGACGAGGACAAGGCGGGAGCGCCCGACCTCGCGAGCGCCCCTCCGGATCAGCGCAACTGCCATGTCGGGTACGTGAGCACGACCAGCAACTTCGAGACCTGGTCCTCCCCGAGCCCCGTGTGGACCGCCACCTCGCGCAACTACACGCCGGGCCTCTTCGAGCGCGCCTCCAATGACGTCATCGTGGTGATCGACGCGCTGGGCGGAAATCGTGTCCTGCAGCGGTAG
- a CDS encoding redoxin domain-containing protein: MTLRPAPAWRTTAWLNTPEPLTLERLRGKVVLLHAFQMLCPGCVAHGIPQAQRVAEVFAGAPLVVIGLHTVFEHHEAMKIESLRAFLHEYRVKFPVGVDAPGEAGDPIPRTMSAYAMRGTPTTVLIDAQGRLRRQIFGVHDDLLLGAELQTLLLEAHSGPALGVQQSTTQVLPTAACDDSGCAAPSNEER, encoded by the coding sequence ATGACGTTGCGCCCCGCACCCGCGTGGCGGACGACCGCCTGGCTCAACACGCCGGAGCCGCTCACTCTCGAGCGACTCCGCGGCAAGGTCGTCCTCCTCCACGCATTCCAAATGCTCTGCCCTGGATGCGTCGCCCACGGCATTCCACAGGCACAGCGCGTCGCTGAAGTCTTCGCGGGCGCGCCGCTCGTGGTGATCGGGCTGCACACGGTCTTCGAGCACCACGAGGCCATGAAGATCGAGTCCCTCCGGGCGTTCCTCCACGAATACCGGGTGAAGTTCCCGGTGGGCGTGGACGCACCGGGCGAAGCCGGCGATCCCATCCCGCGGACAATGAGCGCGTACGCGATGCGGGGAACGCCGACGACGGTATTGATCGACGCGCAGGGACGTCTTCGCCGGCAGATCTTCGGTGTTCACGACGACCTGCTGCTCGGCGCCGAGCTGCAGACCCTGCTACTCGAGGCTCATTCGGGACCAGCGTTGGGTGTGCAGCAGTCCACGACCCAGGTGCTTCCCACCGCGGCCTGTGACGACAGCGGCTGCGCTGCGCCTTCGAATGAGGAGCGCTGA
- a CDS encoding protoglobin domain-containing protein, with amino-acid sequence MSNIPGYTHGTSSVARSPVSLTDFEQMKASVLFGEEDVKYLRMSHDIVKGRVEAILDVWYGFVGSQPHLLASFSGKTDGKPLGDYLGLVRKRFGQWILDTSRAQYDQAWLDYQHEIGLRHHRAKKNKTDGAPSTDIVPFRDLFALIFPVTFTLRPFLAEQGHSAEDIEKMSAAWLKSSLLQVTLWAHPYVKDGDF; translated from the coding sequence ATGAGCAACATCCCTGGCTATACCCATGGCACCTCGTCCGTTGCACGTTCACCTGTGTCCCTCACCGACTTCGAACAGATGAAGGCCAGCGTCCTGTTTGGCGAAGAGGACGTGAAGTACCTCCGCATGTCGCACGACATCGTGAAGGGGCGCGTCGAGGCGATCCTCGACGTCTGGTATGGGTTTGTTGGGAGTCAGCCGCATCTGCTCGCCTCGTTCAGTGGAAAGACGGACGGCAAGCCCCTTGGCGACTACCTTGGCCTCGTCCGCAAGCGCTTCGGCCAGTGGATTCTCGATACGTCGCGTGCCCAGTACGACCAGGCCTGGCTCGACTACCAGCACGAGATCGGCCTGCGCCACCATCGGGCGAAGAAGAACAAGACCGACGGAGCCCCCTCGACGGACATCGTGCCCTTTCGGGACCTGTTCGCGCTCATCTTCCCGGTAACCTTTACCCTGCGTCCCTTCCTGGCCGAGCAGGGCCATTCCGCGGAGGACATCGAGAAGATGTCCGCGGCGTGGCTCAAGTCATCCCTGTTGCAGGTGACGCTCTGGGCCCACCCCTACGTCAAGGACGGGGACTTCTAA
- a CDS encoding MarR family winged helix-turn-helix transcriptional regulator yields MTGKRPEYFNENSEPISARIATGLHKIGLAMKQQAWQQANGVGLSATQGQILAALVAHGPLSGTELSERLGVTLPTISDSVRVLVEKKLVTRSADPRHSRASLLTPTTEGAALGARARSWPEFMADAVAHLSPDEQRAFFAGIVKMIRMLQEQGLVPFTGMCVTCTHFRPNVRPGASPHHCAFVDAPLSSAQLRLDCPEQELAAESARREIWEQFMRRG; encoded by the coding sequence ATGACTGGGAAGCGACCGGAGTACTTCAACGAGAACAGCGAGCCGATCTCCGCGCGCATCGCGACAGGGCTGCACAAGATCGGGCTCGCGATGAAGCAGCAGGCGTGGCAGCAGGCCAATGGGGTGGGCCTGTCTGCCACGCAGGGGCAGATCCTCGCCGCGCTGGTAGCGCACGGGCCCCTCTCCGGTACGGAGCTGAGCGAGCGCCTCGGCGTGACGCTTCCCACCATCAGTGATTCCGTCCGCGTCCTCGTCGAGAAGAAACTCGTGACCAGATCCGCGGACCCGAGGCACTCGCGCGCCAGCCTCCTCACGCCAACGACGGAGGGCGCCGCACTCGGTGCTCGCGCGCGTTCGTGGCCAGAGTTCATGGCGGACGCGGTCGCTCATCTCTCCCCGGATGAGCAGCGCGCGTTCTTCGCCGGCATCGTCAAGATGATCCGGATGCTTCAGGAGCAAGGGCTCGTTCCGTTCACCGGCATGTGCGTGACCTGCACGCATTTCCGTCCGAACGTGCGCCCGGGCGCGTCGCCGCATCACTGTGCCTTCGTGGACGCGCCGCTATCGAGTGCTCAACTGCGCCTCGATTGCCCGGAGCAAGAGCTCGCGGCCGAGTCGGCGCGACGAGAGATCTGGGAGCAGTTCATGCGTCGCGGCTGA
- a CDS encoding AbfB domain-containing protein has protein sequence MTQPSRRTHLGGTALRLLPLLCGLFSSQGAQAAWTPKTPPLTTQWTSQATPSNALPEYPRPQMVRADWQNLNGEWQFGNATAGQTPPFGQNLSESILVPFPIESAISGIKRHQDRMWYRRTFTVPAAWSGRRVQLHFGAVDWEASVYVNRQLVGTHQGGFDAFSFDITNALNGGTNEIIVGVYDPTDAGGQPVGKQRNNPSGIFYTAASGIWQTVWLEPTPSASITRLDMTPDVAGSALRLTVRGAGIAGQTVEAVAFDGSTQVGSATGSVDGEIRIPVPNPKLWSPDSPFLYDLRVSLKSGSTVVDQVTSYFGMRSVGLKLVAGVLRPVLNGQFVFQLGTLDQGYWPDGIYTAPTDAALKFDIQKHKDLGFNLIRKHIKVEPQRWFYWTDKLGLLVWQDMPLMALTGPSTAAKAQFERELREMVDEHRSSPSLITWVVQNEGWGQYDQARLADLVKGWDSSRLVDNMSGINCCGAVDGGNGDLADWHVYQGPGSPVPSATRAAVLGEFGGLGMRISGHEWSPGNGFGYGDLYTTSASLTARYLELMAGQRALLDNPGLSASVYTEITDVENEVNGLYTYDRAVFKMDFNQVRAAHLDLIAASKLLNNKGPLPVGQFRALQVTTPGYTNRFVRHIESLGTTEVVTNTSSTTLKQDATFKIVAGLADAACYSFESRNYPGSYLRHSSSRIRRDTRDGSALFDQDATFCARNALDGSGNVSLESKNKPGSYVRHRNGEVWVDALENTTGFRQDATWAIATPWWKSGANVPTNTFQSFQVTTSGYTDRYLRHIDSVANTEVVNSGSSSTLKQDATFKLVPGLAESSCYSFESRNFPGEYLRHSSSRVRRDRRDGSALFDQDATFCAQPGLSGSGVSFESFNYPGRYIRHYAAEVWTASGYGSTWDSAGGFNADSTWSIVAPWAP, from the coding sequence ATGACCCAACCATCTCGACGCACACATCTTGGCGGCACGGCGCTACGGCTGCTGCCCCTGCTTTGTGGCTTGTTCTCGTCCCAGGGGGCGCAGGCCGCCTGGACGCCCAAGACGCCGCCGCTGACGACGCAGTGGACCTCGCAGGCGACTCCCAGCAACGCCCTGCCGGAATATCCCCGGCCGCAGATGGTGCGCGCCGATTGGCAGAACCTCAATGGCGAGTGGCAGTTCGGCAACGCCACCGCGGGCCAGACGCCGCCCTTCGGCCAGAACCTGTCCGAGAGCATTCTCGTCCCCTTCCCCATCGAGTCGGCCATCTCTGGCATCAAGCGGCACCAGGACCGCATGTGGTACCGCCGCACCTTCACCGTGCCCGCCGCCTGGAGCGGCCGGCGCGTCCAGCTCCACTTCGGCGCCGTGGACTGGGAGGCCTCCGTCTACGTCAACCGCCAGCTCGTCGGCACCCATCAGGGCGGCTTCGACGCCTTCAGCTTCGACATCACCAACGCCCTCAACGGCGGCACCAACGAGATCATCGTCGGTGTCTATGATCCCACCGACGCGGGCGGACAGCCCGTGGGCAAGCAGCGCAACAACCCCAGTGGCATCTTCTACACGGCCGCCTCGGGCATCTGGCAGACGGTGTGGCTCGAGCCCACGCCGTCCGCGAGCATCACCCGCCTGGACATGACGCCGGACGTGGCGGGCTCGGCCCTGCGCCTGACGGTGCGCGGCGCGGGAATCGCCGGCCAGACGGTCGAGGCCGTGGCCTTCGATGGCTCCACGCAGGTGGGCAGCGCCACGGGCAGCGTGGACGGGGAGATCCGCATCCCCGTGCCCAACCCCAAGCTGTGGTCCCCCGACAGCCCCTTCCTCTATGACTTGCGCGTGTCGCTCAAGAGCGGCTCCACCGTCGTGGACCAGGTGACGAGCTACTTCGGCATGCGCTCGGTGGGCCTCAAGCTCGTGGCGGGCGTGCTGCGTCCGGTGCTCAACGGCCAGTTCGTCTTCCAGCTCGGCACGTTGGATCAGGGCTACTGGCCGGATGGCATCTACACCGCGCCCACGGACGCGGCGCTCAAGTTCGACATCCAGAAGCACAAGGATCTGGGCTTCAACCTCATCCGCAAGCACATCAAGGTCGAACCCCAGCGCTGGTTCTACTGGACCGACAAGCTCGGCCTCCTCGTCTGGCAGGACATGCCGCTCATGGCCCTGACCGGGCCGTCCACGGCGGCCAAGGCCCAGTTCGAGCGCGAGCTGCGCGAGATGGTGGACGAGCACCGCAGCTCCCCGTCCCTCATCACCTGGGTGGTGCAGAACGAAGGCTGGGGTCAGTACGATCAGGCCCGGCTGGCGGACCTGGTGAAGGGCTGGGATTCCTCGCGGCTCGTGGACAACATGAGCGGCATCAACTGCTGTGGCGCCGTGGACGGTGGCAACGGAGACCTGGCGGACTGGCACGTCTACCAGGGCCCGGGCTCCCCGGTTCCGTCCGCCACGCGCGCGGCGGTGCTGGGTGAGTTCGGCGGCCTGGGCATGCGCATCTCCGGCCACGAGTGGAGCCCTGGCAATGGCTTCGGGTATGGAGACCTGTACACCACGAGCGCGTCGCTCACCGCGCGCTACCTGGAGCTCATGGCGGGCCAGCGGGCGCTGCTCGACAACCCCGGTCTGAGCGCGTCCGTCTACACGGAGATCACCGACGTGGAGAACGAGGTGAACGGCCTGTACACCTACGATCGGGCCGTGTTCAAGATGGACTTCAACCAGGTTCGCGCGGCCCATCTGGATCTGATCGCCGCCTCGAAGCTGCTCAACAACAAGGGACCGCTGCCCGTGGGCCAGTTCCGCGCCCTGCAGGTGACGACGCCGGGTTACACCAACCGCTTCGTGCGGCACATCGAGAGCCTGGGCACCACCGAGGTGGTGACCAACACCAGCTCCACCACGCTCAAGCAGGATGCGACCTTCAAGATCGTCGCCGGCCTGGCCGATGCCGCCTGCTACTCGTTCGAGTCGCGCAACTACCCGGGCAGCTACCTGCGCCACTCCAGCAGCCGCATCCGCCGGGACACGCGGGACGGCTCGGCGCTCTTCGACCAGGACGCCACCTTCTGCGCGCGCAACGCGCTGGATGGCTCGGGGAACGTGTCGCTGGAGTCCAAGAACAAGCCCGGCTCCTACGTACGTCACCGCAATGGCGAGGTCTGGGTGGACGCCTTGGAGAACACCACGGGCTTCCGTCAGGACGCGACCTGGGCCATCGCGACGCCGTGGTGGAAGAGCGGCGCGAACGTCCCCACGAACACGTTCCAGTCCTTCCAGGTGACGACGTCGGGCTACACCGACCGCTACCTGCGGCACATCGACAGCGTGGCCAACACCGAGGTGGTGAACAGCGGCAGCTCCAGCACGCTCAAGCAGGACGCGACCTTCAAGCTCGTGCCCGGCCTGGCCGAGTCGAGCTGCTACTCGTTCGAGTCGCGCAACTTCCCGGGTGAGTACCTGAGGCACTCGAGCAGCCGCGTGCGGAGGGATCGCCGCGATGGCTCGGCGCTCTTCGACCAGGACGCCACCTTCTGCGCCCAGCCGGGTCTGTCCGGCTCGGGGGTGTCGTTCGAGTCCTTCAACTACCCCGGCCGCTACATCCGCCACTACGCCGCCGAGGTGTGGACGGCCTCGGGCTACGGGAGCACCTGGGATTCGGCCGGCGGCTTCAACGCCGACTCGACCTGGAGCATCGTGGCCCCCTGGGCCCCCTGA
- a CDS encoding immunity 26/phosphotriesterase HocA family protein, translating to MRPTHKPGSFMRIPLPDGSFGYGRVLELHFDAFYNYRTTEPDTDLDRIASKPILFRVVVRSPYSKSWEPIGWRDLEERLTQPIVQFRMEVGPLRRCWIFDSIGNSREATPKECIGLEPATVWESHGVEKRLLDAFMGRPNSVLERIKRELEQ from the coding sequence ATGCGGCCAACGCATAAACCAGGTTCATTCATGAGGATTCCCCTTCCAGACGGCTCCTTCGGCTATGGAAGGGTTCTCGAATTGCATTTCGATGCCTTCTACAATTACAGGACCACCGAACCGGACACGGACCTGGACAGGATCGCATCCAAGCCCATCCTTTTCAGGGTTGTTGTCCGCTCTCCATACTCGAAGTCATGGGAACCCATCGGGTGGAGAGATCTCGAAGAACGTCTGACTCAACCCATTGTTCAATTCAGAATGGAAGTGGGACCGCTCCGCCGCTGTTGGATTTTCGATAGCATCGGCAATTCGAGAGAGGCGACCCCAAAAGAATGTATTGGGCTCGAGCCAGCCACTGTTTGGGAATCGCACGGTGTCGAAAAACGTCTGCTCGATGCCTTCATGGGACGCCCCAACTCAGTACTGGAGCGCATCAAGAGGGAGCTGGAGCAATAG